One window from the genome of Deltaproteobacteria bacterium encodes:
- the nusA gene encoding transcription termination/antitermination protein NusA yields MAENIFTDLSKVIEAVGKDKGIEKQIVVDAVCDALLTAARKKFGTYREIEASYNEDSGEVELFEFKEVVEKEKFIDEEVEIPLEEAKKLDPQAQLNDSIGIKMEVGDLGRIAAQTAKQIILQKVRDAERDIIFSEFEQRKGEVASGIARRVERGSLIVDLGRTEAHIPPREQIPGEQYKPGDRIQGFLMEVRQTTKGPQIIMSRASEEYLIKLFEMEVPEIYDGIVEILSAAREPGVRAKIAVRSNDSSVDPVGACVGMKGSRVQNIVQELKGEKIDIVPWNEDITRFVCNALAPAEISRVFLDETNKEIEIVVPDTQLSLAIGKRGVNVRLAAKLTGWRIDIISDAVASSRTAEAIFNLMLIPGMTQTMAQNIFQSGFGSFQALCSAATQEVMGIPGYEDPEKADKLIQSAKDLIEKYEKEGTPVPKPAQVSKETKPNASAKEQADQRLKEELQKLQKEE; encoded by the coding sequence ATGGCAGAAAATATTTTTACTGATTTATCAAAAGTTATTGAAGCCGTTGGAAAAGATAAGGGTATTGAAAAACAAATTGTTGTGGATGCTGTTTGTGATGCCTTGTTAACGGCGGCCAGAAAGAAATTTGGAACCTATAGAGAAATCGAAGCCAGTTATAATGAAGATTCTGGGGAAGTCGAATTATTTGAATTTAAAGAAGTTGTTGAAAAAGAAAAGTTTATTGATGAAGAAGTTGAAATTCCTCTAGAAGAAGCAAAAAAATTGGATCCTCAAGCTCAGCTTAATGATTCCATTGGAATTAAAATGGAAGTGGGTGATTTAGGTCGGATAGCTGCGCAAACAGCTAAGCAAATTATTTTGCAAAAAGTGCGGGATGCTGAGCGCGATATTATTTTTAGTGAGTTTGAACAGCGAAAAGGGGAAGTCGCTTCAGGTATTGCTCGTAGAGTAGAGAGAGGTTCTTTGATCGTGGACCTCGGGCGAACAGAGGCCCATATCCCTCCTCGAGAACAAATTCCAGGTGAGCAGTATAAGCCAGGAGATAGGATCCAAGGGTTTTTGATGGAAGTCCGTCAAACAACCAAAGGACCACAAATTATTATGTCAAGGGCGAGCGAAGAGTATCTTATTAAGCTTTTTGAAATGGAAGTTCCCGAAATCTATGATGGAATTGTCGAGATTTTATCGGCAGCGAGAGAGCCTGGAGTGAGAGCCAAGATTGCTGTTCGATCCAATGATTCATCTGTGGATCCTGTCGGAGCTTGCGTTGGGATGAAAGGGAGTCGAGTTCAGAATATAGTGCAAGAGCTAAAAGGTGAAAAAATTGATATTGTTCCTTGGAATGAAGACATTACCAGATTTGTTTGCAATGCTTTAGCTCCAGCAGAGATATCCAGAGTTTTTTTAGATGAGACAAATAAAGAAATTGAAATTGTCGTTCCAGATACTCAATTGAGTTTAGCGATTGGAAAAAGAGGCGTGAATGTGAGGTTAGCGGCCAAACTTACAGGCTGGAGAATTGATATTATTTCCGATGCGGTGGCTTCATCAAGAACAGCGGAAGCTATTTTCAATTTGATGTTGATTCCTGGAATGACTCAAACAATGGCGCAAAATATTTTTCAATCTGGATTTGGCTCATTTCAAGCCTTGTGCTCAGCAGCCACTCAAGAAGTGATGGGTATTCCTGGCTATGAAGATCCAGAAAAAGCTGACAAACTGATTCAGTCGGCCAAAGATCTTATTGAAAAATATGAAAAAGAGGGTACGCCTGTGCCTAAACCAGCACAGGTAAGTAAAGAAACTAAACCAAATGCATCAGCAAAAGAACAAGCTGATCAAAGATTAAAAGAAGAATTACAAAAACTTCAAAAAGAAGAGTAA
- a CDS encoding ribosome-binding factor A, with translation MKNTNDNRRVQRVEKEVQSVLGMYLIHGFSQPLGLFVNVTKVMMAADLRSAKVYISTLPKWNKEELDSLRPRIEKVETEEISSSEEVAELLNQYAFEFQDKISKELKLRYVPKLRFYHDESVDKVIQVDKILTQISTKNDEE, from the coding sequence ATGAAAAACACCAACGATAATCGGCGTGTGCAAAGGGTAGAAAAAGAAGTTCAGTCAGTTTTGGGGATGTATCTCATACATGGTTTTTCTCAACCGCTGGGCTTATTTGTTAATGTGACCAAAGTGATGATGGCTGCAGATTTACGAAGTGCTAAGGTTTATATTTCAACTTTGCCTAAGTGGAATAAAGAAGAACTGGATTCTCTAAGGCCAAGAATTGAGAAAGTTGAGACTGAAGAAATTTCTTCCTCGGAGGAAGTGGCAGAGCTCCTGAATCAGTATGCTTTTGAATTTCAAGATAAAATTTCTAAGGAGTTAAAGCTAAGATATGTGCCAAAATTAAGATTTTATCATGATGAAAGCGTCGATAAGGTCATTCAAGTCGATAAAATCTTGACTCAAATTTCTACTAAAAATGATGAAGAATAG
- the truB gene encoding tRNA pseudouridine(55) synthase TruB, whose protein sequence is MPGIFNGAFLIHKEQGMTSHDVVFKLRKLIKDKQIGHTGTLDPMATGLLMCLVGPSVKLLPYLGNENKKYSLELMLGCQTDTWDITGKILKQNSIDSLNEEMIRLSVLSLQGPQEFEIPMYSAKKINGVKLYEVAREKKELEVESFLGPKKAMNFWDLDNIKVRSPRVSLDLWCSKGSYIRSWIFQLGERLNVGATLVNLKREAIDKYTIDRSQSLLEIENDLGKNLKPKSYIEQKELVQSFYIYNLSPQDIVPMENGLLSYDLKSRLLNLNVNAEFIFCHFQNELISIVQNKPDLRIKKVFKSKPMV, encoded by the coding sequence ATGCCTGGAATATTTAATGGAGCTTTTCTCATTCATAAAGAACAGGGAATGACCTCTCATGATGTGGTTTTTAAACTTCGAAAGTTAATCAAAGATAAACAAATAGGTCATACGGGAACATTGGACCCTATGGCGACGGGTCTTTTAATGTGTCTTGTAGGCCCTTCAGTGAAACTCTTACCTTATCTGGGAAATGAGAACAAAAAATACTCTCTAGAGTTGATGCTAGGTTGCCAAACGGATACCTGGGATATCACTGGAAAAATCTTAAAACAAAATTCAATAGATTCTTTGAATGAAGAAATGATCAGGTTGAGTGTGTTAAGTCTTCAGGGGCCTCAAGAATTTGAAATTCCAATGTACTCGGCAAAAAAAATAAATGGCGTCAAATTGTATGAAGTGGCTAGAGAGAAAAAGGAACTAGAAGTGGAAAGTTTTTTAGGTCCCAAAAAGGCGATGAATTTTTGGGATTTAGATAATATAAAGGTCCGTTCGCCTCGTGTAAGTTTGGATCTTTGGTGTAGCAAGGGTAGCTATATTCGTAGCTGGATATTTCAATTGGGTGAGCGGCTAAACGTGGGAGCCACTTTAGTAAATCTAAAAAGAGAAGCCATTGATAAATACACAATAGATAGATCGCAAAGTTTATTGGAAATCGAAAATGACCTAGGAAAAAACCTAAAACCCAAATCTTACATTGAACAAAAAGAACTCGTACAATCTTTTTATATCTATAACCTAAGTCCTCAAGACATTGTGCCTATGGAAAATGGACTTTTGAGCTATGATTTGAAAAGTAGACTTCTCAATTTAAATGTGAATGCAGAGTTTATATTCTGTCATTTTCAGAATGAGCTGATATCTATTGTTCAGAATAAACCAGACTTAAGGATTAAAAAGGTATTTAAAAGCAAGCCTATGGTCTAG
- a CDS encoding ribosome maturation factor RimP — protein sequence MESHEHKGWLKKVEHLASDIAIREGCVLYDIEFSSRVLRIYIDREPQASIQDCENVSKGLSLILDVENIIPGEHYQLEVSTPGLERVLKKEWHFKKAVGKKVRIKTNTALENVGVEFDRWKKTKTVEHLLSAYVDKMLFFTIPEGELKIPLEAVEKAKVVFELEKNNKKKHK from the coding sequence ATGGAAAGCCATGAACACAAGGGCTGGCTTAAAAAAGTTGAACATTTAGCCTCAGATATAGCCATTAGAGAAGGGTGTGTCCTTTATGATATTGAGTTTTCCTCAAGAGTTTTGAGAATCTATATAGATCGAGAACCACAAGCGAGTATTCAAGATTGTGAAAATGTTTCTAAGGGGTTGAGTTTAATTTTAGATGTCGAAAATATAATACCAGGGGAGCATTATCAGCTTGAAGTATCCACTCCTGGATTAGAACGCGTACTTAAAAAAGAGTGGCATTTTAAAAAGGCGGTTGGAAAAAAAGTTAGAATTAAAACGAATACAGCCTTAGAAAATGTGGGTGTTGAGTTTGATCGTTGGAAAAAAACAAAAACTGTAGAGCACCTGTTAAGTGCCTACGTAGATAAAATGCTTTTTTTTACAATTCCTGAGGGGGAGTTGAAGATCCCCTTGGAAGCTGTAGAAAAAGCCAAAGTCGTTTTTGAATTAGAAAAAAATAATAAGAAAAAACATAAATAG
- the rpsO gene encoding 30S ribosomal protein S15 — MAVHKSVKEQILSGFRRHANDTGSSEVQVALLTEKINHLSGHFLTHKKDNHSQLGLIKAVNRRRKLLDYLKKTDAKKYEQILVDLEIRK, encoded by the coding sequence ATGGCAGTCCATAAATCAGTAAAAGAACAAATTCTATCAGGCTTTCGAAGGCATGCAAATGACACAGGGTCATCAGAAGTTCAAGTAGCGCTTTTAACCGAGAAGATAAATCACCTTTCAGGTCATTTTCTAACTCACAAAAAGGATAACCACTCTCAGTTGGGATTGATCAAAGCGGTTAACCGTAGAAGAAAGTTATTAGACTACCTAAAGAAAACAGATGCTAAAAAATATGAACAAATTCTGGTTGATTTAGAAATTAGAAAATAA
- a CDS encoding insulinase family protein: MKVQFNKSVLEGGATLVTEQHPYSMSFSVGFWLNIGSRFENPKLAGVTHFLEHLTFKGTKNRSALEIAQSLESYGGDLNAFTSKEHTCFHGLVLKENWKTALDVLIDITSNMKFTEKDFKTEKSVVIQEIGMSEDAPDDIIYDYLLEGVYKDHPLGKPILGKISTIHHLNEKQVYEYYHSFYHGKNLVISCAGNLDHKKIENFLNQQFKKNKQFKTISSEALINEKGHERPVFNLIRMVKEKKIEQTHVLLAIPSSTFTDELRMEAFIVNSLIGGGMTSKLFQSVREQKGLAYSIQSSLHTMKDAGFLTVQAACDGKKVQELMRVIFKDLKEIKKKGVSKKDVEFYKNQIKGSVLLGSEDIENRMNSLAVNELIFKKSKSVKMIQREIEKINFDSVHEYIEKYLDMSKLSGILMGPGVEKKSQWWTQFE; the protein is encoded by the coding sequence ATGAAAGTTCAATTTAATAAATCAGTCCTTGAAGGTGGAGCGACGCTGGTAACAGAACAGCATCCGTATTCTATGTCATTTTCAGTGGGTTTTTGGCTCAATATAGGCTCTCGTTTTGAAAATCCAAAACTGGCTGGTGTGACTCATTTTTTAGAGCACTTAACTTTTAAAGGAACAAAAAATAGATCTGCTTTAGAAATTGCCCAGTCTTTAGAATCCTACGGGGGGGATTTAAACGCTTTTACCTCTAAAGAACATACTTGCTTCCATGGTTTGGTTTTAAAGGAAAATTGGAAAACGGCCTTGGATGTTTTAATTGATATCACTTCAAACATGAAGTTCACAGAAAAGGACTTTAAGACTGAAAAAAGTGTGGTGATTCAAGAGATTGGAATGAGCGAGGACGCCCCAGATGATATCATTTACGACTATTTATTAGAAGGCGTTTATAAAGATCATCCTTTAGGTAAACCTATTTTAGGAAAAATTTCTACAATTCACCATTTAAATGAAAAGCAAGTTTACGAATATTATCATTCTTTTTATCACGGTAAAAATTTGGTTATCAGTTGTGCTGGAAACCTCGATCATAAAAAAATAGAAAACTTTTTAAATCAACAGTTTAAAAAAAATAAACAATTTAAAACTATATCTTCGGAGGCACTGATCAATGAAAAAGGTCATGAGAGGCCTGTTTTTAATTTGATTCGAATGGTGAAGGAAAAGAAAATTGAACAGACCCATGTGTTGTTAGCCATCCCTTCTTCGACTTTTACGGATGAGCTAAGAATGGAAGCTTTTATTGTTAACTCACTTATTGGTGGGGGGATGACTTCCAAATTATTTCAAAGTGTTCGTGAACAAAAGGGCTTAGCCTATTCCATTCAAAGCTCGCTTCACACCATGAAAGATGCTGGTTTTTTAACGGTGCAAGCAGCCTGTGATGGGAAGAAAGTTCAAGAATTGATGAGAGTTATCTTTAAAGATTTAAAGGAAATTAAGAAAAAGGGAGTCTCAAAAAAAGATGTTGAGTTTTACAAAAATCAAATAAAGGGAAGCGTGTTGTTAGGTTCTGAAGATATTGAAAACAGAATGAATTCCTTAGCTGTCAATGAATTGATTTTTAAAAAAAGTAAAAGTGTAAAAATGATTCAAAGGGAAATAGAAAAAATTAATTTTGATTCAGTACATGAATATATTGAAAAATATTTAGATATGAGTAAATTATCTGGAATATTAATGGGGCCAGGTGTTGAAAAAAAATCTCAATGGTGGACTCAGTTTGAATAG
- the infB gene encoding translation initiation factor IF-2: MANPKVFEFAKEIGMTPLALMDKIREWHFPVKSHMAELDPEVLEQIRLKLRGNDKKSEDKPKKVTTRKVTPKKVTEVEPDTSKDIHGKSTVVRRKSKDSEEELLPPAKPGAARIIKKVTPKPEVSELEPEFENEKIPVTSPFPEVVNSSKIKPAEKQMEMKAEPKAELTAEIKKDHKIEARVELKKVEPKKETPSDLKAESVVEPSVEVKAEIKAEPKAEPKVEAKTSVTGSAAVPGSSVPVARKKEVSVGASGVSSNSTPMQPKRNIVGRMDLSRVQAPPSSGGQYGGGSGPREYRPEGFVNRSTGGFIPGGGGVRPSSAPRPGGVQNRGLRAGFVAAPAAPIIEDYSDDQKGKKNFDKKSKKLEGAAPTLTPKEKELEEIKEFNAVEFRKREMVFQPKKKKGTLERQALQTQITTPKASKRILKVYGSMKLSDVCNELGIKAPQLTKALMTSGVMASMSTELDFDTIALIVPEFGWEAQNVLRTADEFLGETAFGEMNAEKVFRPPVVTVMGHVDHGKTSLLDVIRKANVASGEAGGITQHIGAYNVKLEDGKTITFLDTPGHEAFTAMRARGANATDIAIIVVAADDGLMPQTAEAINHAKAANVPIIVAINKMDKPGANPERIKQQLTEFELVPEEWGGTTIFCPVSALKKEGIKELLEQITLVAEMQELKANPLRSGTGIVIESKLEKGKGPVATLLVKDGSVKVGQFIVAGLVKGKIKSLMNDRGERVESMGPGLPVEVLGLETTPSAGDRFDVVESEVQAEKVAAIRKEHADKLTQSGKAKLTLEDIFSKVNKGDVKELAIILKADVHGSLEAILGMLAKASTKEVKTRVLHAGVGGISESDVLLANTSKGIIIGFNVRPDTGAQSKAKQFGIEIRTYSIVYELMDDIKKAMTGMLTPDVVEKVMGRVEVRNIFNVPKLGTIAGCFVIDGKVQRSNSVRLIRDGKIVYEGKLASLKRFKDDAKEVAQGFECGVGIENFNDVKIGDQIEAFIKEEVARELTAELNA; the protein is encoded by the coding sequence GTGGCCAATCCAAAAGTATTTGAGTTTGCTAAAGAGATCGGTATGACTCCACTGGCGCTTATGGACAAAATCCGTGAGTGGCATTTTCCTGTTAAAAGTCATATGGCTGAACTTGATCCAGAAGTCTTAGAACAAATCAGATTAAAACTTCGTGGCAACGATAAGAAATCAGAGGATAAACCTAAAAAAGTAACCACTCGTAAGGTGACTCCCAAAAAAGTGACTGAAGTGGAGCCAGATACTTCAAAAGATATTCATGGAAAATCCACAGTGGTCAGAAGGAAATCAAAGGATTCGGAAGAAGAGTTGTTACCTCCAGCAAAGCCAGGAGCGGCAAGGATTATCAAAAAAGTAACTCCAAAACCAGAAGTGAGTGAGCTTGAACCTGAATTTGAAAATGAAAAAATACCTGTGACCTCTCCATTTCCAGAGGTTGTTAATTCAAGTAAAATCAAGCCTGCCGAAAAACAAATGGAAATGAAGGCTGAACCTAAAGCGGAGCTAACTGCTGAAATTAAAAAAGATCATAAGATCGAAGCAAGAGTTGAACTTAAAAAGGTTGAACCTAAAAAAGAGACACCTTCTGATTTGAAAGCAGAATCTGTTGTTGAGCCAAGTGTGGAAGTTAAAGCGGAAATTAAAGCAGAACCTAAAGCAGAACCTAAAGTGGAAGCTAAGACTTCAGTGACAGGCTCAGCTGCGGTGCCAGGTTCATCCGTTCCCGTGGCGAGAAAAAAAGAAGTTTCTGTTGGGGCCAGTGGAGTTTCTTCAAATTCAACGCCCATGCAACCCAAGCGGAATATTGTTGGAAGAATGGACCTATCGAGGGTGCAGGCCCCGCCATCTTCAGGTGGCCAATATGGTGGAGGTTCGGGTCCAAGGGAGTACCGACCAGAGGGTTTTGTTAATCGCTCAACAGGCGGTTTTATCCCCGGTGGTGGTGGAGTTAGACCCTCTTCAGCGCCAAGGCCAGGAGGGGTTCAAAACAGAGGCCTCCGAGCTGGTTTTGTTGCGGCTCCAGCGGCGCCAATCATTGAAGATTATTCTGACGATCAAAAGGGTAAAAAGAATTTTGATAAAAAGAGCAAAAAACTTGAAGGGGCAGCTCCGACTCTGACTCCAAAAGAAAAAGAGTTAGAAGAGATTAAAGAGTTTAATGCTGTTGAATTTAGAAAACGGGAAATGGTATTTCAACCAAAGAAGAAAAAAGGAACCCTTGAAAGACAAGCCCTGCAAACACAAATTACAACACCAAAAGCCTCGAAAAGAATTTTAAAAGTTTATGGTTCGATGAAATTATCTGACGTTTGCAATGAGTTAGGAATCAAAGCTCCACAATTAACTAAAGCCCTAATGACTAGTGGAGTGATGGCCAGCATGAGTACAGAGCTTGACTTTGATACCATCGCTTTGATTGTTCCCGAATTTGGATGGGAAGCTCAAAATGTTCTGAGAACTGCGGATGAATTTTTAGGAGAAACTGCTTTTGGAGAAATGAATGCAGAAAAGGTGTTCAGGCCTCCAGTGGTCACGGTCATGGGGCATGTTGATCACGGAAAAACATCTTTGCTTGATGTTATCAGGAAGGCCAATGTGGCTTCAGGTGAGGCGGGTGGGATCACTCAGCACATTGGGGCTTATAATGTGAAACTAGAAGATGGAAAAACCATTACCTTTTTAGATACTCCAGGACATGAGGCCTTCACGGCAATGAGAGCCAGGGGAGCCAACGCCACAGATATTGCCATTATTGTCGTTGCAGCGGATGATGGATTGATGCCTCAAACTGCCGAAGCTATCAATCATGCAAAAGCAGCAAATGTGCCCATCATTGTGGCCATAAATAAAATGGACAAACCTGGAGCTAATCCTGAAAGAATCAAGCAGCAGTTAACAGAATTTGAACTCGTTCCGGAGGAATGGGGTGGTACTACTATTTTTTGTCCAGTGTCTGCGTTGAAAAAAGAAGGCATCAAGGAGTTACTAGAGCAAATTACTTTGGTTGCGGAAATGCAGGAACTTAAGGCCAATCCTTTGCGTTCAGGTACAGGTATTGTCATCGAATCTAAGCTGGAAAAAGGAAAGGGTCCGGTGGCGACTCTTCTAGTTAAAGATGGATCTGTAAAAGTGGGCCAATTCATTGTTGCAGGTTTGGTTAAAGGAAAAATTAAGAGTTTGATGAACGACCGTGGCGAACGAGTCGAATCTATGGGCCCGGGTTTGCCAGTGGAAGTTTTGGGTTTGGAGACAACCCCATCAGCTGGTGACAGATTTGACGTTGTAGAAAGTGAAGTTCAAGCTGAAAAAGTAGCTGCGATAAGAAAAGAACATGCGGATAAGTTGACTCAATCTGGAAAAGCTAAATTAACATTAGAAGATATTTTTTCTAAGGTTAATAAAGGTGATGTGAAGGAACTGGCGATTATTTTAAAAGCCGATGTTCATGGGTCTTTAGAGGCCATTTTAGGAATGTTAGCTAAGGCTTCTACAAAAGAAGTTAAAACCAGAGTGTTACATGCAGGAGTTGGTGGCATCAGCGAGTCAGACGTTTTACTGGCAAATACCTCAAAAGGTATTATTATCGGCTTTAATGTAAGGCCTGATACAGGAGCGCAAAGCAAAGCGAAACAATTTGGAATTGAAATCAGAACCTATTCCATTGTTTATGAGTTAATGGACGATATTAAAAAAGCCATGACAGGAATGTTGACTCCAGATGTTGTTGAAAAGGTGATGGGTCGAGTTGAGGTTAGAAATATTTTCAATGTTCCTAAACTTGGAACGATTGCAGGTTGTTTTGTTATTGATGGAAAAGTCCAAAGGTCTAATTCAGTTCGCCTTATCAGGGATGGAAAGATAGTTTACGAAGGGAAATTGGCTTCATTAAAACGATTCAAAGATGATGCTAAGGAAGTGGCTCAAGGTTTTGAGTGCGGCGTGGGTATTGAAAACTTTAATGATGTTAAAATCGGTGATCAAATTGAAGCTTTTATTAAAGAAGAAGTGGCTAGGGAATTGACTGCAGAGCTAAATGCTTAA
- the pnp gene encoding polyribonucleotide nucleotidyltransferase, with protein sequence MKTTVTTSVGGKQITIETGRLAKQADGSVLVSCGNNIVLVTVVSKKEASNLDFFPLTVEYIEKFYATGKIPGGYFKREGRPSNEQVLIARLIDRPLRPKFPEGYRNETQVVATVLSADGSYPVEVLSSLGASSALHISDIPFDGPVASVQVGRVEGQFIANPTPMQLEKSDMDIIVAGTRQGILMVEGECKFISESDAMATLRFAHQALIPFLNAQDELREKTGSKTKRSFSVPQVDSGFKAQVEPKLTELISSAFKIKEKSERHAAVSEAVDSLKKTFVESEADKELKALRAKDLAVLAEDVKYKVARSQILDTGYRMDGRDVKTVRPIACEVGILPRAHGSGLFTRGETQVLGTVTLGTGDDEQLIDSLHGNVKKQFLLHYNFPPFSVGEVGRFGGQGRREIGHGNLAERAIKAVIPDHAQFPYTIRIVSDVLESNGSSSMGTVCSATLSLLDAGVHIKGNVAGIAMGLIKENERVAVLTDILGDEDYLGDMDFKVAGTTSGITALQMDIKIDSVSFSVMEQALEQARVGRVHILGEMEKVIKVSRGQISDFAPRIETLKIKPDKIREVIGAGGKVIRGITEATGVKIDIEDDGTVHVASSDPEATKKAIEMINAICAEAEVGKTYKGKVVKIAEFGAFVEIFPNTQGLLHISEISNERVRQVTDVLKEGDMIDVKVLEVDRAGRVKLSRKALLQ encoded by the coding sequence ATGAAAACGACAGTAACCACTTCTGTCGGCGGTAAGCAAATTACCATCGAAACCGGAAGACTTGCAAAGCAAGCTGACGGGTCAGTTTTAGTTTCATGCGGAAACAATATCGTCTTAGTAACGGTTGTTTCTAAAAAAGAAGCCTCAAACTTAGATTTTTTCCCTTTAACCGTAGAGTATATTGAAAAGTTCTATGCCACAGGGAAAATTCCTGGTGGGTACTTTAAAAGAGAGGGTAGGCCCTCTAACGAACAAGTTCTTATCGCAAGACTCATCGATAGGCCTCTTCGACCTAAGTTCCCAGAGGGATATAGAAATGAAACGCAAGTAGTTGCTACCGTTTTAAGTGCCGATGGAAGTTATCCAGTTGAAGTTTTATCTTCCTTAGGAGCAAGCTCTGCTTTGCATATTTCGGATATTCCCTTTGACGGACCTGTAGCCTCTGTTCAGGTGGGACGTGTGGAGGGGCAGTTTATCGCAAACCCTACTCCCATGCAGCTTGAAAAATCAGATATGGATATAATTGTGGCAGGAACAAGACAGGGTATTTTGATGGTTGAAGGTGAATGTAAATTCATCAGCGAATCAGATGCCATGGCGACGCTAAGGTTCGCTCATCAAGCTTTAATTCCCTTTCTAAATGCCCAGGATGAATTAAGGGAAAAGACGGGTTCAAAAACGAAAAGATCTTTTTCAGTGCCTCAAGTTGATTCTGGTTTTAAGGCTCAGGTGGAGCCTAAATTGACGGAATTAATTTCCTCTGCATTTAAAATTAAAGAAAAAAGCGAAAGACATGCTGCTGTTTCCGAGGCCGTAGATTCTTTGAAAAAGACCTTTGTGGAGTCAGAAGCAGATAAGGAATTAAAAGCTTTGCGAGCTAAGGATCTTGCGGTGTTAGCTGAAGATGTGAAGTACAAGGTAGCGAGGTCTCAGATTCTAGATACCGGCTATCGTATGGATGGTAGGGATGTAAAAACGGTTAGACCTATTGCCTGTGAAGTTGGAATTTTACCTCGAGCCCATGGCTCAGGGCTGTTCACAAGGGGAGAGACTCAAGTTTTGGGAACAGTAACTTTAGGTACTGGAGACGATGAACAATTAATTGATTCCTTGCATGGAAATGTGAAAAAACAATTTTTATTACACTACAATTTTCCTCCATTTTCTGTTGGAGAGGTTGGACGCTTTGGTGGGCAGGGAAGAAGAGAGATTGGTCATGGAAATTTAGCTGAAAGAGCCATCAAGGCTGTTATTCCTGATCATGCTCAATTCCCCTATACGATTCGAATTGTGAGTGATGTTCTTGAAAGTAATGGGTCGAGCTCTATGGGAACGGTCTGCTCAGCAACTCTATCATTGCTAGATGCGGGAGTTCATATTAAAGGCAATGTTGCAGGAATTGCAATGGGACTTATCAAAGAAAATGAAAGAGTGGCGGTTCTTACGGATATCCTAGGCGATGAAGATTACTTAGGAGATATGGATTTTAAAGTAGCTGGAACAACTTCGGGGATCACGGCACTTCAGATGGATATTAAAATCGATTCTGTAAGTTTTTCTGTTATGGAGCAAGCGTTAGAGCAGGCTCGCGTGGGAAGAGTTCATATTTTAGGTGAAATGGAAAAAGTAATTAAAGTTTCGCGGGGTCAAATTTCAGATTTCGCTCCAAGGATTGAAACTCTTAAAATTAAACCAGACAAAATCCGTGAAGTTATCGGTGCTGGTGGAAAAGTCATTCGTGGAATCACTGAAGCTACAGGAGTTAAAATCGATATTGAAGATGATGGAACTGTCCATGTGGCATCCAGTGATCCTGAAGCTACTAAAAAAGCTATTGAAATGATCAATGCTATTTGTGCTGAAGCCGAAGTGGGAAAAACCTATAAAGGTAAAGTTGTCAAAATCGCTGAATTTGGAGCTTTTGTGGAGATATTTCCAAATACCCAGGGGTTGTTGCATATCTCTGAAATTTCTAATGAACGAGTTCGTCAAGTTACTGATGTTTTAAAAGAAGGTGACATGATTGATGTCAAAGTTTTGGAAGTGGACAGGGCGGGAAGAGTGAAGCTTTCTCGAAAAGCCTTACTTCAATAG